A portion of the Rhodanobacter sp. AS-Z3 genome contains these proteins:
- the ppc gene encoding phosphoenolpyruvate carboxylase yields MEQSRESEFLPPDGPLREDVSRLGTMVGQMLAEQGGEAFFERVEQVRTAAIHRRREGASVDELGDSLAGLDAAHAEALARAFATYFQAVNTAERVHRIRRRRDYQREGSAPQPESLLAVLGQLKAEGVSADELVGWLDRLWIEPVFTAHPTEAVRRSLLEKEQAIVRSLVDGFDPQRTPEERREDDQRIYVALSSGWQTAEASPVRPSVQDEREHVDFYLTNPLYRIVPALYESLAQALQETWGLAIKLPQLLRFASWVGGDMDGNPNVGADTIADCLDSQRTMVIERYREDVAVLARALSQTEGRVTVSNALLARVADYRERFPAAAAQIRPRHADMPYRCLLQLIGARLTLSQDNQPGGYASSQQLLDDLQLIADSLLQHHGVHAGAYLTERLLCRVRSFGFHLARLDVRQDSRVHDDALAALLGDPDWVGRDPVERADRLRPYASGEATFADCSDESAVSLQAVFTTLRDSRGSYGVDATGLYIISMARTAADVLAVLALARRGGLLDQGRDVPLNIAPLFETVDDLKNAPATLRALLDDPVYRRHLAARDDQQWVMLGYSDSGKDGGTLASRWGLQRAQVELLDVANESGIHLAFFHGRGGSASRGGARITPALMSSPRGAVAGVLRVTEQGEVIHRKYGIRALALRNLEQTVGAVLRASLRPRESEPREERWREQMDVLSTASRKTYRAFVEREGFVDYFRTATPVDVIEKMTLGSRPASRRSMRGVQDLRAIPWVFAWTQCRSILPGWYGLGSALEQGAKQFGEAVLVEMARDWLFFANLLDDVEMVLAKCDLDIAEAFSKLSGPLHDEFFGLIRDEFARTRHWLLRVKGSDALLQDAPRLAASIRLRNPYVDPMSLLQVDLLQRWRAGGGEDDAVLQALVACVNGVSQGLQNTG; encoded by the coding sequence ATGGAACAAAGTCGCGAATCCGAATTTTTGCCTCCGGACGGCCCGCTGCGCGAAGACGTCAGCCGGCTTGGCACGATGGTCGGCCAGATGCTGGCCGAGCAGGGCGGCGAGGCCTTTTTCGAGCGCGTCGAACAGGTGAGAACGGCGGCCATTCATCGTCGCCGCGAAGGTGCGTCCGTGGATGAACTGGGCGACTCGCTGGCCGGTCTCGACGCCGCCCATGCCGAGGCGCTGGCGCGTGCTTTCGCCACGTATTTCCAGGCAGTCAACACCGCTGAGCGTGTCCACCGCATCCGCCGACGGCGCGATTACCAACGTGAGGGCAGCGCACCGCAGCCCGAGTCGTTGCTCGCCGTACTGGGGCAGTTGAAGGCTGAAGGCGTCAGTGCCGACGAATTGGTGGGCTGGTTGGATCGGCTATGGATCGAACCGGTGTTCACCGCGCATCCCACCGAAGCGGTACGTCGCTCGCTGCTGGAAAAAGAACAGGCGATCGTGCGCTCGCTGGTCGACGGCTTCGACCCCCAGCGGACACCCGAGGAGCGGCGCGAGGATGACCAGCGCATCTATGTGGCGCTGTCCTCCGGCTGGCAAACCGCCGAGGCCTCACCGGTGCGCCCCAGCGTGCAGGACGAGCGCGAGCATGTGGATTTCTACCTCACCAATCCGCTGTACCGGATCGTGCCGGCGCTGTACGAATCGCTGGCCCAGGCGTTGCAGGAAACCTGGGGCCTGGCGATCAAGCTGCCGCAGCTGCTGCGCTTCGCCAGCTGGGTTGGTGGCGACATGGACGGCAACCCCAACGTAGGCGCCGATACCATTGCCGACTGCCTGGATTCACAGCGCACGATGGTGATCGAGCGCTATCGCGAAGACGTGGCTGTGTTGGCGCGAGCCCTCAGTCAGACCGAAGGTCGCGTCACGGTCAGCAACGCACTGCTCGCACGGGTGGCGGACTACCGAGAGCGCTTTCCCGCTGCTGCCGCACAAATCCGCCCCCGGCACGCCGACATGCCGTATCGCTGTCTGTTGCAGCTGATCGGTGCACGGCTGACCTTGAGCCAGGACAATCAACCCGGTGGCTACGCGTCCAGCCAACAGTTGCTCGACGATCTGCAACTGATCGCGGACAGTTTGCTGCAGCATCACGGAGTTCACGCTGGCGCCTATTTGACCGAGCGGTTGCTGTGCCGCGTGCGCAGCTTCGGCTTCCATCTGGCCCGACTTGATGTGCGGCAGGATTCGCGCGTGCATGACGATGCGCTGGCCGCACTGCTCGGTGATCCCGACTGGGTGGGTCGTGATCCCGTCGAGCGCGCCGATCGTCTGCGTCCCTACGCCAGCGGCGAAGCCACCTTCGCCGATTGCAGCGACGAGAGTGCCGTGTCATTGCAGGCTGTGTTCACCACCTTGCGTGACAGCCGTGGTAGCTACGGTGTGGATGCCACCGGGTTGTACATCATCAGCATGGCGCGCACCGCTGCCGACGTGCTGGCCGTGCTGGCACTGGCGCGACGTGGCGGGCTGCTCGACCAGGGCCGCGATGTACCACTCAACATCGCGCCGTTGTTCGAAACCGTCGACGACCTCAAGAACGCGCCGGCCACGCTGCGTGCACTGCTCGACGATCCGGTTTACCGTCGCCACCTCGCCGCGCGCGATGACCAGCAGTGGGTGATGCTGGGTTATTCCGACAGTGGCAAGGACGGTGGCACGCTGGCCTCGCGCTGGGGCTTGCAGCGCGCCCAGGTGGAATTGCTGGACGTGGCGAACGAATCCGGCATTCATCTGGCCTTCTTCCATGGTCGCGGTGGCTCGGCCAGCCGCGGCGGCGCGCGCATCACTCCGGCCCTGATGTCCTCGCCGCGCGGCGCCGTGGCCGGTGTGCTGCGGGTGACCGAGCAGGGCGAAGTGATCCATCGCAAGTACGGCATCCGCGCGCTGGCGCTGCGCAACCTGGAGCAGACCGTGGGCGCGGTGTTGCGCGCGTCCTTGCGTCCGCGCGAAAGCGAACCGCGCGAAGAGCGTTGGCGCGAACAGATGGATGTGCTGTCCACCGCCAGCCGCAAGACCTACCGGGCCTTCGTCGAACGCGAAGGCTTCGTTGACTACTTCCGCACCGCCACGCCGGTCGACGTGATCGAGAAGATGACCTTGGGCTCACGTCCGGCCAGCCGGCGCAGCATGCGTGGCGTACAGGACTTGCGCGCAATTCCGTGGGTGTTCGCCTGGACCCAGTGCCGATCCATTCTGCCTGGCTGGTATGGCCTGGGCAGCGCGCTGGAGCAGGGCGCGAAGCAATTCGGCGAGGCGGTGCTGGTGGAGATGGCGCGTGACTGGTTGTTCTTCGCCAACCTGCTCGACGACGTGGAGATGGTACTGGCCAAATGCGACCTTGATATCGCCGAGGCATTCTCGAAATTGTCCGGTCCGCTGCACGATGAGTTCTTCGGACTGATCCGCGACGAATTCGCCCGCACCCGCCACTGGTTGTTGCGTGTGAAAGGCAGCGACGCGTTATTGCAGGACGCTCCACGGCTGGCTGCCTCGATCCGTCTGCGCAATCCCTATGTCGATCCGATGAGCCTGTTGCAAGTGGACTTGTTGCAGCGTTGGCGCGCCGGTGGTGGTGAAGACGATGCCGTCCTGCAGGCGCTGGTCGCCTGCGTCAACGGCGTATCGCAGGGGTTGCAGAACACCGGTTGA
- a CDS encoding HlyD family efflux transporter periplasmic adaptor subunit yields the protein MDIANPLAAQRKRRRKQLAIAVGVVLLAGLVIGAVNLGPALPTVERSSAWIDTVKQGDMLREVRAPGTLVPRDIHWLAAQTSAQVTKIEVWPGTHVEADTVLMRLASPQVDGDLRNAQAQVAAAEAQVAAKQAALQSQLLDERSSLAQAQADYASAKVKSDADAKAMAQNLIPRVQYEQELIALKQLQHRADVEQERVKTFGTGIAAQMAAVRAELQLQQSNLLLRQRQSDALEVRAGIAGTLQQVAVQEGQQVAAGADLARVARGDVLIARLRVPEVQAKDVALGMRAQVNTYNGMIDGTVTRIDPAVVDGSVQVDVTPGGALPAGARPDLSVDGRIRIAELKQVLSVGRPAQVEANSEVSLFRLDAAGTAATRVKLRVGATSVDRIQIMKGLQPGDRIILSDTSQWDKYDRIRLR from the coding sequence ATGGATATCGCCAACCCGCTCGCCGCCCAGCGCAAACGCCGTCGCAAGCAACTCGCCATCGCTGTCGGCGTAGTGCTGCTCGCCGGACTCGTCATCGGCGCGGTCAACCTTGGTCCGGCCCTGCCCACGGTGGAACGGTCCAGCGCCTGGATCGATACGGTGAAGCAGGGTGACATGCTGCGCGAAGTACGTGCGCCGGGTACTCTGGTACCGCGCGACATCCACTGGCTGGCGGCACAGACGAGTGCCCAGGTGACCAAGATCGAAGTCTGGCCCGGCACCCATGTCGAAGCCGATACCGTGTTGATGCGGCTGGCCAGTCCGCAGGTCGACGGTGATCTGCGCAACGCACAGGCGCAGGTTGCTGCCGCCGAGGCGCAGGTCGCCGCCAAGCAGGCCGCGCTGCAGTCGCAACTGCTGGATGAACGTTCCTCGCTGGCACAGGCGCAGGCTGACTACGCCTCGGCGAAAGTGAAAAGCGATGCCGATGCTAAGGCGATGGCGCAGAACCTGATCCCGCGCGTGCAGTACGAGCAGGAACTGATCGCGCTGAAACAGTTGCAGCACCGTGCCGACGTGGAACAGGAGCGGGTGAAGACCTTCGGTACCGGTATCGCCGCCCAGATGGCAGCCGTGCGTGCCGAACTGCAGTTGCAACAGAGCAACCTGCTCTTGCGGCAGCGCCAGTCCGATGCACTGGAAGTGCGCGCCGGTATTGCCGGCACGCTGCAGCAGGTTGCGGTGCAGGAAGGTCAGCAAGTAGCTGCCGGCGCCGACCTCGCACGCGTCGCGCGCGGTGACGTGCTGATCGCGCGGCTGCGCGTGCCGGAAGTGCAGGCCAAGGATGTAGCGCTGGGCATGCGCGCCCAGGTGAACACCTATAACGGCATGATCGACGGTACGGTTACCCGCATCGATCCGGCGGTGGTCGATGGCAGCGTGCAGGTGGATGTAACGCCGGGCGGTGCGCTGCCCGCCGGCGCGCGCCCGGATCTGTCGGTGGATGGTCGCATCCGCATCGCCGAACTCAAGCAGGTGCTGTCGGTGGGTCGTCCGGCGCAGGTCGAGGCGAACAGCGAGGTCAGCCTGTTCCGGCTCGATGCCGCAGGTACCGCTGCCACCCGCGTCAAGCTGCGCGTGGGCGCCACCTCGGTCGATCGCATACAAATAATGAAAGGCTTGCAGCCGGGCGACCGAATCATCCTTTCCGATACCAGCCAATGGGACAAATATGACCGCATACGCCTGCGCTGA
- a CDS encoding ABC transporter ATP-binding protein, which translates to MNDSSKVITLGGIRKVFQADEVETHALSDVHLDVRLGEYVSISGPSGCGKSTLLSILGLLDTASSGSYVLNGHNVAGMNAAERARIRNAEIGFIFQAFNLIGDLSVQENVELPLTYRSGISAAERRERVQEALERVGMAHRMRHYPAQLSGGQQQRVAVARALVGKPAILLADEPTGNLDSRNGEAVMALLDELHKGGATICMVTHDSRYAELAQRKIRMFDGRVVDEETFDRLRREDELRIDALIGQRVEVVA; encoded by the coding sequence ATGAACGACAGCAGCAAAGTCATCACCCTCGGTGGCATCCGCAAGGTCTTCCAGGCCGACGAAGTGGAAACGCATGCGCTGAGCGACGTACATCTGGACGTCCGTTTGGGCGAATACGTTTCCATCTCCGGGCCTTCCGGCTGTGGCAAGAGCACGCTGTTGTCGATCCTCGGCCTGCTCGATACCGCGAGTTCCGGCAGCTATGTGTTGAACGGTCATAACGTTGCCGGCATGAACGCCGCCGAGCGCGCGCGCATTCGCAACGCGGAGATCGGTTTCATCTTCCAGGCCTTCAACCTGATCGGCGACCTCAGCGTGCAGGAAAACGTCGAGCTGCCACTGACCTACCGCAGTGGCATCAGTGCCGCCGAACGACGCGAGCGGGTGCAGGAGGCACTGGAGCGGGTCGGCATGGCGCATCGCATGCGGCACTATCCGGCGCAGCTTTCCGGTGGTCAGCAGCAGCGCGTGGCAGTGGCGCGTGCGCTGGTGGGCAAGCCGGCGATCCTGCTCGCCGATGAACCGACCGGCAACCTCGACTCGCGCAATGGCGAGGCGGTAATGGCCCTGCTGGACGAATTGCACAAGGGTGGTGCGACCATCTGCATGGTCACCCATGACAGTCGTTACGCGGAACTGGCGCAACGCAAGATCCGCATGTTCGATGGCCGCGTGGTGGATGAGGAAACCTTCGATCGGCTACGCCGCGAAGACGAACTGCGCATCGACGCGTTGATCGGCCAGCGCGTGGAAGTCGTCGCGTGA
- a CDS encoding ABC transporter permease — protein MKVWLSEVLRAWRASLLRPGFLLLAVGVLALGVGSTSAVFTLINGILLQPLPYAEPHQLVVPGQLQQGQVQAVSPQQYQQLTDLPGIGSLGLFKDGQSATNIAGTGEPVQVPALEIDRGLLPTLRVQLALGRNFTAHEDQPHGPPAVILYHDFWLHHFGGNAAVVGQTMQVEGLAHVIVGVLPAGFDLGQASIALPTAFSARSRDDGTNYTAVARLSPGVSREALSAQVDTRLRAFYAAQGSHAYGGDYWHNAHFGAQDFGTVQHADQHATSLMWLSCAALLLVIALVNLTNLMMLRAIGRSHDAAVRGALGAPHWRVALPSMAEGVLIGLGGLLLGQGLAALGLLALRTWMPLDGMAVEWMRPGGLSLGREAWTLAAGIGLFGALIATLLGLWRGRAALSIDSLREGGRSGLSRRSGILGKILVIAQVALASLLLCATGVFLHSRLAADRVDLGFDARNVLTFELAPVKAIYPDAAAVRQLTQRLGDRLKQIPGVLQAEAGTNLPAGDFSGQWNTGGLHVLGGENFNAQFRGIDPAFFEVFGIHLRQGRLFDHTDVHGGEAVAIVNQKFAAMYYGGHALGQMIQQGSGADMLSARIVGVVANTYQFGPEDPDSVLPILYLPLTQVSDDDLRAFRSYEPMRFALKVHGQPDNYRAAVQRAVSEVAPEQPISHVQSMAYVVRNTTTDTEFDLMLVGLFSALALLLAGMGMYAVMAVAVALRERELGVRAALGASPRGLWLLVLRVGLLQIVFGLLAGLVLGAAGARVLRAVVVQLGRSVFDPWSIAASCAVLLFAGLLACLIPALRAGRTHPMRALRGE, from the coding sequence GTGAAGGTGTGGTTGAGCGAAGTTTTGCGCGCCTGGCGCGCCAGCCTGCTACGGCCGGGATTCCTGTTGTTGGCGGTCGGCGTGCTGGCGTTGGGCGTGGGCTCGACCAGTGCCGTGTTTACCTTGATCAACGGCATCTTGTTGCAGCCGCTGCCGTATGCCGAGCCGCATCAGCTGGTTGTTCCTGGTCAACTGCAGCAGGGTCAGGTGCAGGCGGTGTCGCCTCAGCAATACCAGCAGCTGACGGATCTGCCCGGGATCGGTTCGCTGGGTCTGTTCAAGGATGGGCAAAGCGCGACGAATATTGCGGGCACGGGTGAGCCGGTGCAGGTGCCGGCGCTGGAAATCGACCGTGGTCTGTTGCCCACGCTGCGCGTGCAACTTGCGCTGGGACGCAACTTCACCGCGCACGAAGATCAGCCGCATGGGCCGCCTGCGGTGATCCTGTATCACGACTTCTGGCTGCACCACTTTGGCGGCAATGCCGCGGTGGTCGGGCAGACCATGCAGGTGGAAGGTCTGGCGCATGTGATCGTCGGTGTGCTGCCGGCAGGCTTCGATCTGGGGCAGGCATCGATCGCATTGCCCACCGCGTTCTCTGCGCGTTCGCGTGATGACGGCACCAATTACACCGCGGTGGCGCGGCTGTCGCCAGGCGTTTCGCGCGAGGCCTTGAGTGCGCAGGTGGACACGCGTCTGCGTGCCTTCTACGCCGCGCAAGGCAGTCACGCCTATGGCGGTGACTACTGGCACAACGCGCACTTTGGCGCGCAGGACTTCGGAACGGTTCAACATGCGGACCAGCATGCAACCTCACTCATGTGGCTCTCTTGTGCCGCGCTGTTGCTGGTGATCGCGCTGGTCAACCTGACCAATCTGATGATGCTGCGCGCGATCGGGCGCAGCCATGATGCTGCCGTGCGCGGTGCGCTGGGTGCGCCGCATTGGCGGGTAGCGTTACCGTCGATGGCCGAGGGTGTGCTGATCGGACTCGGCGGTTTGCTGCTGGGGCAGGGGCTGGCCGCGCTGGGTCTGCTGGCGTTGCGTACATGGATGCCACTCGACGGGATGGCGGTGGAATGGATGCGTCCCGGCGGCCTGAGTCTGGGACGTGAGGCGTGGACGCTGGCTGCCGGCATCGGCTTGTTCGGTGCCTTGATCGCCACGCTGCTGGGGCTGTGGCGCGGCCGCGCGGCGTTGTCGATTGACAGCCTGCGTGAAGGTGGGCGCAGCGGATTGAGTCGGCGCAGCGGAATACTTGGCAAGATTCTGGTGATCGCGCAGGTGGCGCTGGCTTCGTTGCTGCTCTGCGCAACCGGCGTGTTCCTGCACAGCCGGCTCGCCGCCGACCGCGTTGATCTCGGCTTCGATGCGCGCAACGTGCTCACCTTCGAGCTGGCGCCGGTCAAGGCGATCTATCCCGATGCTGCCGCGGTACGGCAGTTGACCCAGCGACTGGGTGATCGCCTGAAACAGATTCCGGGTGTGCTGCAGGCCGAGGCGGGGACCAACCTGCCGGCCGGTGACTTCAGCGGCCAATGGAATACCGGCGGCCTGCATGTGCTCGGTGGCGAGAATTTCAATGCACAGTTTCGCGGTATCGATCCCGCTTTTTTCGAGGTCTTTGGCATCCATCTGCGGCAGGGTCGGTTGTTCGACCATACCGATGTACATGGCGGCGAAGCGGTCGCCATCGTCAATCAGAAATTTGCCGCCATGTATTACGGCGGCCATGCCCTGGGCCAGATGATCCAGCAAGGTTCTGGCGCCGACATGCTGTCGGCACGCATCGTCGGCGTGGTCGCCAATACCTATCAGTTCGGTCCGGAAGATCCGGATTCGGTGTTGCCGATCCTCTACCTGCCGCTGACCCAAGTGTCGGACGACGACCTGCGTGCATTCCGCTCGTATGAGCCGATGCGTTTTGCGCTCAAGGTGCATGGTCAGCCCGACAACTACCGTGCAGCGGTCCAGCGGGCGGTGAGCGAAGTGGCGCCCGAACAGCCGATCAGCCACGTGCAAAGCATGGCCTATGTCGTGCGCAACACCACCACCGATACGGAGTTCGACCTGATGCTGGTCGGCTTGTTCAGTGCTCTGGCCCTGCTGCTCGCTGGCATGGGCATGTACGCGGTGATGGCCGTGGCGGTGGCCTTGCGTGAGCGCGAGCTAGGCGTGCGCGCCGCCCTGGGTGCATCGCCACGTGGCTTGTGGCTGCTGGTGTTGCGCGTGGGTCTGCTGCAGATCGTGTTTGGACTGCTGGCCGGACTCGTACTGGGTGCGGCCGGAGCGCGCGTGCTGCGTGCGGTCGTCGTGCAACTGGGTCGCAGCGTATTCGATCCATGGTCCATCGCTGCATCCTGCGCCGTGCTTTTGTTTGCCGGTCTGCTGGCCTGCTTGATCCCGGCGCTGCGCGCCGGTCGCACCCATCCCATGCGCGCGTTGCGCGGAGAATGA
- a CDS encoding ADOP family duplicated permease, whose protein sequence is MIVREFRSAWRRLLARPGYTGLSIGMLGLGLGVLLFLFSLIDTLVLQPLPFPQADRLLAIGEVHDNGSGIGDVDSSQYLDLHARLQGLNEDGAYAAVGIGMDHGHGTGFYIGTVWTSSMMDLLGVKPLLGRGFGAADDVPDAAPVMLIGESLWRHEFDADPAVIGRAVRVNGEWATVVGVLPAAIGFPGVSQIWMPLQPRTGQHDEVYMVGRLKPDVSLAQARSQLGALDAQLRQQSKSWQMQQPLTAKPLSVSFAPEDMLRWVWLMFAAASLVLLLACVNVANLQLVQTLSRRRELALRSALGSSRARLMLGVLTESLLLGVLSLAVALPIVYFGNRWIISAYMAADRQPPGFQHFGISGGVLVFAILVAFLTTALAGLIPAWRASHADMQDALREGSRGSGGAFARIAKGLVVMEIVLTVVLLVGAGTFVRSLGQLLAVPPAGAADASHVLTAEVALPPKAYARDVERIRFFSSLAERLRADPAVLDATVANAVPGARLGSHEMIGVKGRSRPSGGWTEAQMGIVDGHFLDTYGVHLLAGRFFDTRDRADSQQVTVIDRKTAIALWPGQDAVGQSLVLYPEQPWSVTVTVVGVIEPLQLDTEMERSVPGFLVPLQQSQGMSPLAAVGLAVRTRADAYAYGPRLTALVRSVDAQAAVHYVRSQSHLMASGRIGLLVLTQVFSALGLVALMLAAAGLYGVLAFSVAQRTREFGIRRAIGAGSAAIVREVGRQLLWQLGLGLGVGLLLAWPWSGLLADPGLHTQAHDMRVFVPVLLMVVLVAVVASLVPVARALRVAPAVALRCE, encoded by the coding sequence ATGATCGTGCGTGAATTCCGTAGTGCGTGGCGACGCCTGCTGGCCCGGCCGGGTTACACCGGCTTGTCGATCGGCATGTTGGGTCTGGGGCTGGGCGTGCTGTTGTTCCTTTTCAGCCTGATCGACACCCTGGTGTTGCAACCGCTGCCGTTTCCACAGGCTGACCGCCTGCTGGCCATCGGCGAGGTGCATGACAACGGCAGTGGCATCGGCGATGTCGACAGCAGCCAGTACCTCGATCTGCATGCCCGTTTGCAGGGACTGAATGAGGATGGCGCCTACGCGGCGGTCGGCATTGGCATGGACCACGGTCATGGCACCGGCTTTTACATCGGCACGGTATGGACGTCGTCGATGATGGATCTGCTGGGCGTCAAGCCGCTGCTGGGTCGCGGCTTTGGCGCGGCGGACGATGTGCCCGATGCCGCCCCGGTGATGCTGATCGGCGAAAGCTTGTGGCGGCACGAGTTTGATGCCGACCCTGCGGTGATCGGGCGTGCCGTGCGGGTCAATGGTGAATGGGCAACGGTCGTCGGCGTGCTGCCGGCAGCGATCGGGTTTCCGGGTGTCAGCCAGATATGGATGCCGCTGCAACCGCGCACGGGGCAGCACGACGAGGTGTACATGGTCGGGCGGCTCAAGCCCGATGTCAGTCTGGCCCAGGCACGTTCGCAACTGGGCGCACTGGATGCCCAGCTGCGGCAGCAATCGAAGTCGTGGCAGATGCAGCAGCCACTGACGGCCAAGCCGCTGTCGGTCAGCTTTGCGCCCGAAGACATGCTGCGCTGGGTCTGGCTGATGTTCGCGGCCGCGTCGCTGGTGTTGTTGCTGGCGTGCGTCAACGTGGCCAACCTGCAACTGGTGCAGACCTTGAGCCGGCGTCGCGAGCTGGCCTTGCGCAGTGCACTGGGCAGCAGCCGTGCACGGTTGATGCTTGGGGTATTGACCGAAAGCCTGCTGCTGGGCGTGCTGTCCCTGGCAGTGGCGTTGCCGATCGTCTACTTCGGCAACCGCTGGATCATTTCCGCGTACATGGCCGCTGACCGGCAACCGCCCGGGTTCCAGCATTTCGGCATCAGCGGCGGGGTGCTGGTCTTCGCCATTCTCGTGGCATTTCTCACCACCGCGCTGGCCGGATTGATACCGGCCTGGCGCGCCTCCCACGCGGACATGCAGGATGCCTTGCGCGAAGGCAGCAGGGGTTCGGGCGGTGCGTTCGCGCGTATCGCCAAGGGGCTGGTGGTCATGGAAATCGTGCTGACCGTGGTGTTGCTGGTCGGTGCCGGCACCTTCGTGCGCTCGCTGGGTCAGCTGTTGGCGGTGCCGCCGGCCGGGGCTGCCGACGCCAGCCATGTGCTGACCGCCGAAGTGGCACTACCACCGAAGGCGTATGCCAGGGACGTCGAGCGCATTCGCTTCTTCAGCAGCTTGGCCGAGCGCTTGCGGGCAGACCCGGCGGTACTGGACGCCACGGTGGCCAATGCCGTTCCCGGCGCGCGGCTTGGCAGTCACGAGATGATCGGCGTAAAGGGTCGCTCACGTCCGTCTGGTGGCTGGACGGAGGCGCAGATGGGTATCGTCGATGGACACTTCCTCGATACCTATGGCGTGCACCTGCTGGCCGGCCGGTTCTTCGATACACGGGATCGTGCTGACAGCCAGCAGGTCACCGTCATTGATCGCAAAACCGCCATTGCACTGTGGCCCGGTCAGGATGCGGTGGGTCAGTCGCTGGTGCTCTATCCGGAGCAGCCATGGTCGGTCACGGTCACTGTGGTCGGTGTGATCGAGCCATTGCAGCTCGATACCGAGATGGAGCGCTCGGTGCCGGGATTTCTGGTGCCGCTGCAGCAGTCGCAAGGCATGTCGCCGTTGGCGGCGGTTGGACTGGCGGTGCGCACGCGCGCGGATGCCTATGCTTACGGGCCACGCCTCACGGCGCTGGTGCGCAGCGTGGATGCGCAGGCGGCCGTGCACTATGTCCGCAGCCAGTCGCACCTGATGGCTTCCGGGCGCATCGGTCTGCTGGTGCTGACCCAGGTGTTCAGCGCGCTGGGGCTGGTGGCGCTGATGCTTGCGGCCGCCGGACTGTATGGCGTGCTGGCCTTCTCGGTGGCGCAGCGCACGCGGGAGTTCGGCATTCGCCGGGCGATTGGTGCCGGCAGCGCGGCTATCGTGCGCGAGGTCGGACGGCAACTCCTGTGGCAGCTGGGACTGGGTTTGGGCGTCGGCCTGCTGCTGGCGTGGCCGTGGTCCGGGCTGTTGGCCGATCCTGGCTTGCACACGCAGGCGCATGACATGCGCGTGTTTGTTCCGGTGCTGCTGATGGTGGTGCTGGTCGCGGTGGTCGCATCGCTGGTGCCGGTGGCGCGTGCGCTGCGGGTCGCCCCAGCCGTCGCCTTGCGCTGCGAGTAG
- a CDS encoding sigma-54 dependent transcriptional regulator, translated as MVSQSHPTVLLVDDQADVREALRLLLKSEGIASIGVDGPAAAQEVVGKCDFSCALIDLNYTRDTTSGDEGLALLDQLRQHAPELPVVVMTAWGNVPLVVDALRRGAGDFIEKPWDNARVLSIVRNQMALGESARRQRRLEAENALLRGGGEMLIAESAAMRRVMDLVARVAPSDANVLVLGENGTGKGVIAQALHAQSRRAGKALVKVNMGGIAENVFESEMFGHVRGAYTDAKSERIGRYELADGGTLFLDEVGNVPISQQPKLLRVLEDGEFERLGSSRTQSADVRLVSATNADLAVEVEAGRFRKDLLYRLNTLEIRLPPLRERAADILPLARRFLERSGARYGRHGLRLASSAERALLAWRWPGNVRELGHLMERAALLAEQDLISDSALAFGPGPTGATAIAASTELDDMTIDQAEAHLVRRALERHDGNLQHAADALGITRQTLYRRMEKHDLRDPSSADDI; from the coding sequence GTGGTCAGTCAGTCCCATCCCACCGTGTTGCTGGTCGATGATCAGGCCGATGTGCGCGAGGCGCTGCGGCTGCTGCTGAAGTCCGAAGGCATCGCCAGTATCGGCGTGGATGGCCCCGCAGCGGCACAGGAGGTTGTTGGAAAGTGCGATTTCAGCTGTGCATTGATCGACCTTAATTACACCCGCGATACCACGTCGGGCGATGAAGGTCTGGCGCTGCTGGATCAATTGCGCCAGCACGCGCCGGAATTGCCGGTGGTGGTGATGACGGCGTGGGGCAACGTGCCGCTGGTGGTGGATGCGCTGCGCCGCGGTGCCGGCGACTTCATCGAGAAGCCGTGGGACAACGCACGCGTGCTCAGCATCGTGCGCAATCAGATGGCGCTGGGCGAGAGCGCGCGACGGCAGCGACGGCTGGAAGCAGAGAATGCCTTGCTGCGTGGTGGTGGCGAGATGCTCATCGCCGAGTCCGCGGCGATGCGTCGGGTGATGGATCTGGTTGCTCGCGTCGCCCCCAGTGACGCGAACGTGCTGGTGCTGGGCGAAAACGGCACCGGCAAGGGTGTGATCGCACAGGCGCTGCACGCGCAGTCGCGACGCGCCGGCAAAGCACTGGTCAAGGTCAACATGGGCGGTATCGCCGAGAACGTGTTCGAGTCGGAAATGTTCGGTCATGTGCGCGGCGCGTATACCGATGCCAAGAGCGAGCGCATCGGCCGTTACGAGCTGGCCGATGGCGGCACCTTGTTTCTCGACGAAGTGGGCAACGTGCCGATTTCGCAGCAGCCGAAATTGTTGCGTGTACTGGAAGATGGCGAGTTTGAGCGGCTCGGTTCGTCGCGCACGCAGAGCGCCGATGTGCGACTGGTTTCGGCGACCAATGCCGATCTCGCCGTCGAAGTCGAAGCGGGGCGCTTCCGCAAGGATCTGCTGTATCGACTCAACACGCTGGAGATCCGACTGCCGCCGCTGCGCGAGCGTGCGGCCGACATCCTGCCGTTGGCACGCCGTTTTCTGGAGCGCAGTGGCGCACGCTACGGCCGTCATGGTTTGCGTCTGGCGTCGTCGGCCGAACGCGCGTTGCTGGCCTGGCGTTGGCCGGGAAATGTTCGTGAACTCGGTCACTTGATGGAGCGCGCAGCACTGCTGGCCGAGCAGGATCTGATCAGCGATTCGGCGCTGGCCTTCGGCCCCGGTCCGACGGGCGCCACCGCGATCGCAGCCTCAACGGAACTCGATGACATGACCATCGACCAGGCCGAGGCGCATCTGGTGCGACGTGCGCTGGAGCGCCATGACGGCAATCTGCAGCATGCCGCCGATGCGCTGGGGATTACCCGCCAGACGCTGTATCGGCGGATGGAAAAACACGACTTGCGCGATCCGTCGAGTGCCGATGACATCTGA